The Nocardioides panzhihuensis genome has a segment encoding these proteins:
- a CDS encoding acyltransferase family protein has protein sequence MTQVAQTRFEGIDSIRALGAFAVLTTHVAFWAGAYTNGLLGGLLSRLDVGVALFFVLSGFLLGRPWLVRATTDRRAPASGPYLWKRFLRIAPLYVVTVVVALGLLRSNQGTSLRTWLVTLVMGNTYVDTALPPGLTHMWSLAVEVAFYLLLPVIMLVLVGTRRRLAPRRFVLGLAAMAALTFIWVLLAVPVLEERISAMPAQWLPGFLLWFAAGLFLALIQVLREQGLRPAYAGRLVTLARLPGSAWLLAGGLMLVAATPVAGPTTLTSPEPAEVVVKHTLYAVVAFVVVATAVFADPVGLYGRLLGHRFSQWLGRISYGIFCLHMPVLHLVMWVTGWKIFDGHGLQIWAMTVVLSLVVAEVAYRLVELPFARLRDRPPFFLRSRRETAASSVSVTGTRTG, from the coding sequence ATGACGCAGGTCGCGCAGACCCGGTTCGAGGGCATCGACTCGATCCGCGCGCTCGGGGCATTCGCCGTGCTCACCACCCACGTCGCCTTCTGGGCGGGTGCCTACACCAATGGCCTCCTCGGTGGGCTCCTGTCGCGACTCGACGTCGGCGTAGCGCTCTTCTTCGTCCTCTCCGGCTTCCTGCTGGGGCGTCCGTGGCTGGTGCGGGCGACGACGGACCGCCGTGCCCCCGCGTCCGGCCCCTACCTGTGGAAGCGGTTCCTGCGGATCGCCCCTCTCTACGTGGTCACCGTCGTGGTCGCTCTCGGGCTGCTCCGCTCCAACCAGGGCACGAGCCTTCGCACCTGGCTGGTCACCCTCGTGATGGGCAACACCTACGTCGACACCGCGCTGCCCCCCGGCCTGACCCACATGTGGAGCCTCGCCGTCGAGGTCGCGTTCTACCTGCTCCTGCCGGTGATCATGCTCGTGCTGGTCGGCACGCGCCGCCGGTTGGCACCCCGCCGGTTCGTCCTCGGCCTGGCCGCCATGGCGGCGCTCACTTTCATCTGGGTGCTGCTCGCCGTGCCGGTCCTGGAGGAGCGGATCAGTGCCATGCCGGCGCAGTGGCTGCCGGGGTTCCTCCTCTGGTTCGCGGCCGGGCTGTTCCTCGCTCTGATCCAGGTGCTCCGCGAGCAGGGACTCCGACCGGCGTACGCCGGGAGGCTGGTCACGCTCGCACGGCTCCCGGGCAGCGCCTGGCTGCTGGCCGGCGGCCTGATGCTCGTGGCGGCGACCCCGGTCGCCGGCCCGACGACGCTGACCTCGCCGGAACCGGCGGAGGTCGTCGTCAAGCACACGCTCTACGCCGTTGTCGCCTTCGTGGTGGTCGCCACCGCTGTGTTCGCGGATCCTGTGGGCCTGTACGGACGGCTGCTCGGCCACCGGTTCTCGCAGTGGCTCGGCCGGATCTCCTATGGCATCTTCTGCCTGCACATGCCGGTGCTGCACCTGGTGATGTGGGTGACCGGTTGGAAGATCTTCGACGGTCACGGCCTGCAGATCTGGGCGATGACGGTCGTGCTCTCGCTCGTGGTGGCCGAGGTCGCCTACCGGCTCGTCGAGCTTCCCTTCGCGCGGCTCAGGGACCGGCCGCCATTCTTCCTGCGCTCCCGGCGAGAGACTGCGGCCAGCAGCGTGAGCGTCACCGGTACGAGGACCGGGTAG
- a CDS encoding DUF3068 domain-containing protein: protein MRRVIGYVFLLIGAFALVAAGVAGFWGRDAAATVPFNVNTTTVLEGTASGALAKSDQPVKVKYTRTTEAAPKDSTDDVVVFVEAGCIMVQEGDTPDCARAEEDDRVVTTTERAYAMDRKTSEVVEDQAKYVGEDKAVANMTGLAGKFPFGTDRHDYEYWDDTLGKTVIATYVDDVDIDGLKTYQFEVSASDDDASLSPGDDGVKDTDDDIRGTYEATQTIYVEPTTGSYVDQSATQKMVTSTGLELIDAEMSYTDPTVAKNAEDAKANIAKLGLIGTWIPVGGVAAGLLFLLIGLWLVLRGRKPNGGAHAAADDRTLVDA, encoded by the coding sequence ATGCGAAGAGTGATTGGTTACGTCTTCTTGCTGATCGGCGCGTTTGCGCTGGTCGCTGCTGGGGTTGCCGGCTTCTGGGGCAGGGATGCCGCGGCGACCGTGCCGTTCAACGTCAACACCACGACCGTCCTGGAGGGCACCGCGAGCGGTGCGCTGGCCAAGTCGGATCAGCCGGTCAAGGTGAAGTACACCCGGACGACCGAGGCCGCACCGAAGGACTCGACCGACGACGTCGTCGTCTTCGTCGAGGCCGGCTGCATCATGGTCCAGGAGGGCGACACGCCCGACTGCGCCCGCGCCGAGGAGGACGACCGCGTGGTGACCACCACCGAGCGTGCCTACGCCATGGACCGCAAGACCTCCGAGGTCGTCGAGGACCAGGCCAAGTACGTCGGTGAGGACAAGGCCGTCGCGAACATGACCGGCCTGGCCGGCAAGTTCCCGTTCGGCACCGATCGTCACGACTACGAGTACTGGGACGACACGCTCGGCAAGACCGTCATCGCCACCTACGTCGACGACGTCGACATCGATGGTCTGAAGACCTACCAGTTCGAGGTCTCTGCCTCCGACGACGACGCGTCGCTTTCGCCGGGAGACGACGGGGTCAAGGACACCGACGACGACATCCGCGGTACCTACGAGGCCACCCAGACGATCTACGTCGAGCCGACCACCGGCTCCTACGTCGACCAGAGCGCGACCCAGAAGATGGTCACCAGCACCGGCCTGGAGTTGATCGACGCCGAGATGAGCTACACCGACCCGACCGTCGCCAAAAACGCCGAGGACGCCAAGGCCAACATCGCCAAGCTCGGTCTGATCGGCACCTGGATCCCCGTCGGCGGCGTCGCGGCCGGCCTGCTGTTCCTGCTGATCGGCCTGTGGCTGGTCCTGCGCGGTCGCAAGCCCAACGGTGGCGCCCACGCCGCCGCGGACGACCGCACCCTGGTTGATGCCTGA
- a CDS encoding class I SAM-dependent methyltransferase, whose product MNQALSPVVRPEAPIDPFGAIETIDTTGPVVRAERRSVSEADSRRANGPDWDRYADEYQATHGPFLGEAGFVWGPEGLTEADLGILGDVSGKDVLELGSGACQCSRWVNTRGGRAIGMDLSGRQLQHSRRLDEQTGVVVPAVQATATDLPFAADSFDVVFCSFGALQFVSDIAHAVAETARVLRPGGRFAFSITHPTRWMFPDDPGPEGLIAAQSYWDRTPYVEVDDETGEVSYVEHHRTLGDWVAILAGAGFRITDLVEPEWPEDHERIWGGWSRTRGLLTPGTAIFGADLTNR is encoded by the coding sequence GTGAACCAAGCCCTCAGCCCGGTCGTCCGACCGGAGGCACCCATCGATCCCTTCGGCGCGATCGAGACCATCGATACCACCGGCCCCGTCGTCAGAGCGGAGCGGCGATCGGTCAGCGAGGCCGACTCCCGCCGCGCCAACGGCCCCGACTGGGACAGGTACGCCGACGAGTACCAGGCGACCCACGGTCCCTTCCTCGGCGAGGCCGGGTTCGTCTGGGGCCCCGAGGGCCTGACCGAGGCCGACCTCGGCATCCTCGGCGACGTCAGCGGCAAGGACGTGCTCGAGCTCGGCTCGGGCGCCTGCCAGTGCTCCCGCTGGGTGAACACCCGAGGCGGGCGCGCGATCGGCATGGACCTGTCCGGGCGTCAGCTCCAGCACTCCCGGCGCCTCGACGAGCAGACCGGCGTCGTCGTGCCCGCGGTGCAGGCCACGGCGACCGACCTCCCCTTCGCCGCCGACTCCTTCGACGTGGTCTTCTGCTCCTTCGGAGCGCTGCAGTTCGTCAGCGACATCGCCCACGCGGTCGCCGAGACCGCCCGCGTGCTCCGGCCCGGCGGCCGATTCGCGTTCTCGATCACCCACCCCACGCGGTGGATGTTCCCCGACGACCCCGGCCCCGAGGGCCTGATCGCCGCCCAGTCCTACTGGGATCGCACCCCCTACGTCGAGGTCGACGACGAGACCGGCGAGGTGTCGTACGTCGAGCACCACCGCACCCTCGGCGACTGGGTCGCGATCCTGGCCGGTGCCGGGTTCCGGATCACCGACCTGGTCGAGCCCGAGTGGCCCGAGGACCACGAGCGGATCTGGGGCGGCTGGTCGCGCACCCGGGGTCTGCTGACCCCGGGGACCGCGATCTTCGGCGCCGACCTGACGAACCGTTAG
- the rpsA gene encoding 30S ribosomal protein S1 yields MTSTLNIPLPDYDAPQVAINDIGSEEDFLAAIDETIKYFNDGDIVDGVIVKVDRDEVLLDIGYKTEGVIPSRELSIKHDVDPSEVVEVGDKVEALVLQKEDKEGRLILSKKRAQYERAWGTIEKVKEEDGVVEGAVIEVVKGGLILDIGLRGFLPASLVEMRRVRDLQPYVGQTLEAKIIELDKNRNNVVLSRRAWLEQTQSEVRHGFLTQLQKGQIRKGVVSSIVNFGAFVDLGGVDGLVHVSELSWKHIDHPSEVVTVGDEVTVEVLDVDMDRERVSLSLKATQEDPWQHFARTHQIGQIVPGKVTKLVPFGSFVRVEEGIEGLVHISELAERHVEIPEQVVQVNDDVMVKIIDIDLERRRISLSLKQANETVTSTDVEEFDPTLYGMPASYDEQGNYLYPEGFDPETGEWLEGYDEQREKWEQQYAQAHARWEAHIKQQQEAAEKAAEAGEATSYSSGGSVDETVAEEEGGGSLASDEALQALREKLTGGQ; encoded by the coding sequence ATGACGAGCACGCTCAACATTCCTCTCCCCGACTATGACGCGCCTCAGGTCGCGATCAACGACATCGGGTCGGAAGAGGACTTCCTCGCCGCGATCGACGAGACCATCAAGTACTTCAACGACGGCGACATCGTGGACGGTGTCATCGTCAAGGTCGACCGGGACGAGGTCCTGCTCGACATCGGTTACAAGACCGAAGGTGTCATCCCGTCGCGCGAGCTCTCGATCAAGCACGACGTCGACCCGTCCGAGGTCGTCGAGGTCGGCGACAAGGTCGAGGCCCTGGTCCTCCAGAAGGAGGACAAGGAAGGCCGTCTGATCCTGTCCAAGAAGCGCGCGCAGTACGAGCGCGCCTGGGGCACGATCGAGAAGGTCAAGGAGGAGGACGGCGTCGTCGAGGGCGCGGTCATCGAGGTCGTCAAGGGTGGTCTCATCCTGGACATCGGCCTGCGTGGCTTCCTCCCCGCCTCCCTCGTCGAGATGCGTCGCGTCCGCGACCTGCAGCCGTACGTCGGTCAGACCCTCGAGGCCAAGATCATCGAGCTCGACAAGAACCGCAACAACGTGGTCCTGTCGCGCCGTGCCTGGCTCGAGCAGACCCAGTCCGAGGTTCGCCACGGCTTCCTGACCCAGCTCCAGAAGGGTCAGATCCGCAAGGGTGTCGTCTCCTCGATCGTCAACTTCGGTGCGTTCGTGGACCTGGGTGGCGTCGACGGTCTCGTCCACGTCTCCGAGCTCTCCTGGAAGCACATCGACCACCCGTCCGAGGTCGTCACCGTCGGTGACGAGGTCACCGTCGAGGTTCTCGACGTGGACATGGACCGCGAGCGTGTCTCCCTGTCGCTGAAGGCGACCCAGGAGGACCCGTGGCAGCACTTCGCCCGCACCCACCAGATCGGCCAGATCGTCCCGGGTAAGGTCACCAAGCTGGTGCCGTTCGGTTCGTTCGTCCGTGTCGAGGAGGGCATCGAGGGCCTGGTGCACATCTCCGAGCTGGCCGAGCGCCACGTGGAGATCCCCGAGCAGGTCGTCCAGGTCAACGACGACGTCATGGTCAAGATCATCGACATCGACCTCGAGCGTCGCCGCATCTCGCTCTCGCTCAAGCAGGCCAACGAGACGGTCACCTCGACCGACGTCGAGGAGTTCGACCCGACGCTCTACGGCATGCCGGCCAGCTACGACGAGCAGGGCAACTACCTCTACCCCGAGGGCTTCGACCCGGAGACGGGCGAGTGGCTCGAGGGCTACGACGAGCAGCGTGAGAAGTGGGAGCAGCAGTACGCTCAGGCCCACGCGCGCTGGGAGGCCCACATCAAGCAGCAGCAGGAGGCCGCCGAGAAGGCTGCCGAGGCCGGCGAGGCCACCTCGTACTCCTCGGGTGGCTCGGTCGACGAGACCGTCGCCGAGGAGGAGGGCGGCGGCTCGCTCGCCTCCGACGAGGCTCTGCAGGCTCTGCGCGAGAAGCTGACCGGCGGTCAGTGA
- a CDS encoding ABC transporter ATP-binding protein — translation MNTLEINGLRKEYVDHYTGETIPAIGEVTFSIGEGEFVSVLGPSGCGKTTVLNIVAGFIDHTAGDVLVHGRSVHGPGPDRGVVFQSHALFPWKTVLGNVTFGLRMKGVSRAQREVAAADILELVGLSGFERKYPHELSGGMQQRLGLARVLVNEPEVMLMDEPFASIDAQTRRKLQQDLTEIFEKRRPTVFFVTHDIDEAVFLSDRVVLLSHRPSTVAEIIDIELPRPRIWRETVEDPRFREYTHHIEERLGGGEPDAQAG, via the coding sequence ATGAACACCCTCGAGATCAACGGTCTCCGCAAGGAGTACGTCGACCACTACACCGGAGAGACGATCCCGGCCATCGGCGAGGTGACCTTCTCCATCGGCGAGGGTGAGTTCGTATCGGTGCTCGGCCCGAGCGGATGCGGGAAGACGACCGTGCTCAACATCGTCGCCGGATTCATCGACCACACCGCCGGAGACGTGCTCGTCCACGGCAGATCCGTGCACGGCCCCGGTCCCGACCGTGGGGTGGTCTTCCAGAGTCACGCGCTCTTCCCGTGGAAGACCGTGCTGGGCAACGTCACCTTCGGGCTCCGGATGAAGGGCGTCTCCCGTGCCCAGCGGGAGGTGGCCGCGGCCGACATCCTCGAGCTCGTCGGCCTGAGCGGCTTCGAGCGGAAGTATCCGCACGAGCTCTCCGGCGGCATGCAGCAACGCCTCGGTCTCGCCCGCGTGCTCGTCAACGAGCCCGAGGTGATGCTGATGGACGAGCCGTTCGCCAGCATCGACGCCCAGACCCGGCGCAAGCTCCAGCAGGATCTGACCGAGATCTTCGAGAAGCGCCGGCCGACGGTCTTCTTCGTCACCCACGACATCGACGAAGCGGTCTTCCTCTCCGACCGGGTCGTGCTCCTCTCGCACCGTCCCAGCACCGTCGCGGAGATCATCGACATCGAGCTGCCGAGGCCGCGGATCTGGCGGGAGACGGTGGAGGACCCCCGCTTCCGCGAGTACACCCACCACATCGAGGAACGGCTGGGCGGAGGTGAGCCGGATGCACAGGCTGGCTGA
- a CDS encoding ABC transporter permease translates to MTTMTPPAPTRTPVRVPLWRRVGTALLAHPAVRTLGPFVPFLLIWWAVAAAGTVNAAFFAGPVEVWQSFAELVRKGMMPSYLGDSLERLAYGVGFGLLIGLPLGFVVALSSWARRLTWPLLLFFQAIADIAWLPILIVWFGFSLTSVTFVIVYTVVFPLMLGIVAGVDQVPRELVNAARSLGAGRLRVFFEVIVPGSLPAVASGVRTGLGYGWRALIAAEIIVGTSGIGFMMFDARRAGEVSQVFLGMIVLGVLWYALDALILAPFERATVERWGLVRQMEAAR, encoded by the coding sequence ATGACGACGATGACTCCCCCGGCACCGACCCGCACTCCCGTACGCGTGCCCCTGTGGCGCCGCGTCGGGACAGCGCTTCTGGCCCATCCCGCCGTCCGTACGCTCGGACCGTTCGTCCCGTTCCTCCTGATCTGGTGGGCGGTCGCGGCGGCGGGAACGGTCAACGCGGCCTTCTTCGCCGGCCCCGTCGAGGTGTGGCAGTCCTTCGCCGAACTGGTCCGCAAGGGCATGATGCCGAGCTACCTCGGCGACTCGCTCGAGCGGCTGGCGTACGGAGTGGGCTTCGGTCTCCTGATCGGCCTGCCGCTCGGCTTCGTGGTCGCCCTCTCGTCCTGGGCGCGCCGTCTCACCTGGCCGCTGCTGCTCTTCTTCCAGGCGATCGCGGACATCGCCTGGCTGCCGATCCTGATCGTATGGTTCGGCTTCAGCCTGACCTCGGTGACCTTCGTGATCGTCTACACCGTGGTCTTCCCGCTGATGCTCGGCATCGTCGCCGGCGTCGACCAGGTGCCACGCGAGCTCGTCAACGCTGCCCGTAGCCTCGGTGCCGGACGCCTACGGGTGTTCTTCGAGGTGATCGTCCCGGGCTCCCTGCCCGCCGTCGCCAGCGGTGTCCGCACCGGCCTCGGCTACGGCTGGCGGGCGCTGATCGCCGCCGAGATCATCGTCGGCACCAGCGGAATCGGCTTCATGATGTTCGACGCCCGCCGCGCGGGCGAAGTCAGTCAGGTCTTCCTCGGGATGATCGTGCTCGGCGTGCTCTGGTACGCCCTGGACGCACTCATCCTCGCCCCGTTCGAACGGGCGACCGTGGAACGGTGGGGACTCGTACGCCAGATGGAGGCAGCAAGATGA
- a CDS encoding ABC transporter permease subunit, with protein MTTIDPPARSVGRVRPRPGPRRGSEAVWFAVPFVLLVAIWWLVVEVTGTTARTFPQVTDVIAALAEMAASGDLARHLGASVQRMLIGAVLAVVTAIPFGIALGSSPRLSAFFSPLLRFSVALAGIAWIPIATLWLGYGDRAVIFIVWNAMFFALTYNTVLGVQQIPVQTVRAARSMGTRGPRIVWEVLLPGALPSIVTGLRIGLGYGWRGLVAAEIIATNAGLGYALFLAQSQFDTGVIIASMVIIGVLWLLMDRLMLAPLERRTVERWGMKAVS; from the coding sequence GTGACCACGATCGACCCGCCCGCCCGCTCCGTGGGGCGCGTACGTCCTCGGCCCGGGCCACGACGCGGCTCGGAGGCGGTCTGGTTCGCCGTCCCGTTCGTCCTGCTCGTCGCGATCTGGTGGCTCGTCGTCGAGGTGACGGGCACCACGGCGCGTACGTTCCCGCAGGTCACCGACGTGATCGCCGCGCTCGCGGAGATGGCTGCCAGTGGCGACCTGGCCCGTCACCTCGGCGCCAGCGTGCAGCGCATGCTGATCGGCGCCGTGCTTGCGGTCGTGACAGCGATCCCGTTCGGCATCGCCCTGGGGTCCAGCCCCCGGCTGTCAGCCTTCTTCTCCCCGCTGCTGCGGTTCTCCGTCGCCCTGGCCGGGATCGCGTGGATCCCGATCGCCACGCTCTGGCTGGGCTACGGGGACCGCGCGGTCATCTTCATCGTCTGGAACGCCATGTTCTTCGCTCTCACCTACAACACGGTCCTCGGGGTCCAGCAGATCCCGGTGCAGACCGTGCGCGCCGCCCGTTCGATGGGCACCCGCGGTCCACGGATCGTCTGGGAGGTGCTGCTCCCGGGCGCCCTGCCCAGCATCGTCACCGGCCTGCGGATCGGGCTCGGCTATGGATGGCGAGGACTGGTCGCGGCCGAGATCATCGCCACCAACGCCGGCCTGGGGTATGCCCTGTTCCTCGCTCAGAGCCAGTTCGACACCGGCGTCATCATCGCGTCGATGGTCATCATCGGCGTCCTGTGGCTGCTGATGGACCGGCTCATGCTGGCGCCGTTGGAGCGGCGTACGGTCGAGCGCTGGGGCATGAAGGCGGTCTCGTGA
- a CDS encoding ABC transporter substrate-binding protein, with amino-acid sequence MLTTTRMRLTATVSVLALGVLTGCGGGSTVEDPGAAGSAASLRAGYLSAIDQVGLPLALENGYFEDRGLNVEVADPFPTGVDALNALQAGEVDLVQVGTPLVPAAQKGDELVLVGTYTGSASQASIDDTMAVVATPDAGISADDLGSLRGKRIGVSVGSINHLYLLGLLEEAGLKTSQVTVVNTAPPDLGVALETGGIDAAIAWDPWPITITDQVDGAEEVMRGGGYIPFVGYQVTTREFLDEHPDEVADYLAARAEVDKWIRENPDEAGEAATRWLPGTESAVAQQAMQHNVKQLDPRFSACNYLALDTVADLMAQGDAAEPDFDPAPYFDPAPILEVMAENPDLFEGLPEIPAQAQVEEGYTYDQAAADKACQ; translated from the coding sequence ATGCTCACCACGACAAGGATGCGTCTCACCGCCACCGTCTCCGTCCTCGCGCTCGGCGTCCTCACCGGATGCGGTGGCGGCTCGACCGTCGAAGACCCCGGAGCGGCTGGTTCCGCCGCCTCTCTGCGGGCCGGCTACCTCTCCGCGATCGACCAGGTCGGGCTGCCGCTCGCCCTGGAGAACGGCTACTTCGAGGACCGCGGACTCAACGTCGAGGTCGCCGACCCGTTCCCGACCGGGGTCGACGCGCTCAACGCCCTCCAGGCCGGCGAGGTCGACCTGGTCCAGGTTGGAACTCCGCTGGTGCCGGCCGCGCAGAAGGGTGACGAGCTGGTGCTCGTCGGCACCTACACCGGGTCGGCCAGCCAGGCCAGCATCGACGACACCATGGCCGTCGTCGCCACCCCCGACGCTGGCATCTCCGCCGACGACCTCGGCAGCCTGCGCGGGAAGCGGATCGGCGTGTCGGTCGGCTCGATCAACCACCTCTACCTCCTGGGTCTGCTGGAGGAGGCGGGACTGAAGACCTCGCAGGTCACGGTCGTCAACACCGCGCCGCCCGACCTCGGCGTCGCGCTCGAGACCGGTGGCATCGACGCCGCGATCGCCTGGGACCCGTGGCCGATCACCATCACCGACCAGGTGGACGGTGCCGAGGAGGTCATGCGCGGCGGCGGCTACATCCCGTTCGTGGGCTACCAGGTGACCACTCGAGAGTTCCTCGACGAGCACCCGGACGAGGTCGCCGACTACCTCGCCGCCCGCGCCGAGGTGGACAAGTGGATCCGCGAGAACCCCGACGAGGCCGGTGAGGCGGCCACCCGCTGGCTGCCCGGCACCGAGAGCGCCGTCGCCCAGCAGGCGATGCAGCACAACGTCAAGCAGCTCGACCCCCGTTTCAGCGCGTGCAACTACCTCGCCCTGGACACCGTGGCGGACCTGATGGCCCAAGGTGACGCCGCCGAGCCGGACTTCGACCCCGCCCCCTACTTCGACCCGGCACCCATCCTCGAGGTGATGGCGGAGAACCCCGACCTCTTCGAGGGCCTGCCCGAGATCCCCGCGCAGGCCCAGGTCGAGGAGGGCTACACCTACGACCAGGCTGCGGCTGACAAGGCCTGCCAGTGA
- a CDS encoding sugar kinase — protein MTDLICLGEPLVEFNPVNGEPLDSARTFSVGYGGDTSNVAVAARRSGADVGYATRIGDDAFGDALFRLWTDEGIDTALVEREPHGTTGIYFISRDPEHSAFTYYRSNSPATRMSPAWVPETAIRTTRALHISGISQAISTSACDAVFRAIEVAKDAGTLVSYDPNHRPALWETGRARAVIRQTVTEADLVMPNLSEGRLLTGLLAPEDVLAKLVDLGPRIIVLKLGSAGALLAHGGEITRFAAPRVDAIDSTGAGDAFDGAFLAQLLAGASPRDAAEYAVHAAALTTLGPGAVDPIPHRSAVLETRGLR, from the coding sequence GTGACGGACCTCATCTGCCTCGGCGAGCCGCTGGTCGAGTTCAACCCGGTGAACGGCGAGCCGCTCGACTCCGCCCGCACCTTCAGCGTCGGCTACGGCGGGGACACCTCCAACGTCGCCGTCGCCGCCCGTCGCTCTGGTGCCGACGTGGGCTACGCGACCCGCATCGGAGACGACGCCTTCGGAGACGCCCTGTTCCGACTCTGGACCGACGAGGGCATCGACACCGCTCTCGTCGAGCGCGAGCCGCACGGGACGACCGGGATCTACTTCATCTCCCGCGACCCCGAGCACAGCGCGTTCACCTACTACCGATCGAACTCACCGGCCACCCGGATGTCGCCCGCATGGGTTCCGGAGACGGCGATCCGCACGACCCGGGCTCTGCACATCTCCGGGATCAGCCAGGCGATCAGCACCTCGGCGTGCGACGCCGTCTTCCGCGCGATCGAGGTCGCCAAGGACGCCGGCACGCTGGTCTCCTACGACCCGAACCACCGCCCAGCGCTGTGGGAGACCGGCCGTGCCCGTGCCGTCATCCGGCAGACCGTCACCGAGGCCGACCTGGTGATGCCCAACCTGTCCGAGGGGCGCCTGCTCACCGGCCTCCTCGCTCCCGAGGACGTGCTGGCCAAGCTCGTCGACCTGGGCCCACGGATCATCGTGCTCAAGCTCGGCAGCGCCGGCGCCCTGCTCGCCCATGGCGGAGAGATCACCCGCTTCGCCGCGCCACGTGTCGACGCCATCGACAGCACAGGTGCGGGTGACGCCTTCGACGGCGCCTTCCTCGCCCAGCTCCTCGCCGGTGCCAGCCCACGTGACGCCGCCGAGTACGCCGTCCATGCAGCCGCCCTGACCACCCTCGGCCCCGGGGCGGTCGATCCCATCCCTCATCGCAGCGCCGTGCTCGAGACGCGCGGGTTGCGGTGA
- a CDS encoding RraA family protein, translating into MTASSDPQIIDRYRKIASASVADAVEKHGHRGYLAGRVGQIRPGKVVGPAVTVLEEPSDTAEPPTHALDAIDASPAGSVLCIAAGGADVAVFGGLMAAGAVVNELAGVVLDAAVRDVEEITRDYPDFPVYAAGTVSATTVGRYRSVSSNQPVLLGDVEVHPGDLIVADTDGVVRVPADLVEQVLETAEEIERRESEQTRLILEARSLKTGLELYNRV; encoded by the coding sequence GTGACCGCCTCTTCCGATCCCCAGATCATCGACCGATACCGGAAAATCGCCTCGGCCTCGGTCGCCGACGCCGTCGAGAAGCACGGACACCGCGGTTACCTCGCGGGCCGAGTCGGCCAGATACGGCCGGGCAAGGTGGTGGGGCCGGCCGTCACCGTGCTGGAGGAGCCCAGCGACACCGCCGAGCCCCCGACCCACGCGCTGGACGCGATCGACGCATCTCCCGCCGGGAGCGTGCTCTGCATCGCCGCCGGCGGAGCCGACGTCGCCGTCTTCGGGGGCCTGATGGCTGCCGGAGCCGTGGTCAACGAGCTGGCCGGGGTCGTCCTCGACGCCGCCGTCCGTGACGTCGAGGAGATCACCCGCGACTACCCGGACTTTCCCGTCTACGCCGCCGGCACCGTCTCCGCCACCACCGTCGGGCGCTACCGCTCCGTCTCGAGCAACCAGCCGGTCCTCCTCGGCGACGTCGAGGTCCACCCGGGCGACCTGATCGTCGCCGACACCGACGGTGTCGTACGTGTCCCCGCGGACCTCGTCGAGCAGGTCCTGGAGACCGCCGAGGAGATCGAGCGGCGCGAGTCGGAGCAGACCAGGCTGATCCTGGAGGCACGGTCGCTCAAGACCGGGCTCGAGCTCTACAACCGGGTCTGA